One Candidatus Bathyarchaeia archaeon genomic window, TCTCTCCCCTGACGGGATCAATCCCGGAGCTGACGGAATTCTTTCAGCCTTAGAGAATCTGAACAAGACCCAGGCGACTGGGGAAAGAAGCTGACCGCGAAGATGTCCGGGACAACGACGGTTGCGCGAAAGAAAGTCGCGGGGAAGACCCTACTAGAGCCCGCCGGCAAGGAGACAGCCGGAAAGTATCAGGCCCCGAAATTGGAAATTCCAGTCAGTCCTGAGCGCGATCACATAGAAGGACCATTGAAAGCGGCTCTGACCCTTGTTGAGTATGGAGACTATCAATGTCCGTATTGTGGTGCTGCTTATCCGGAAGTGAAAAAGGTCCAGAAAGAACTCGGCTCTGACCTACGGTTCGTCTTTCGCAACTTTCCTCTAACAAACATCCACGAGCACGCTATGAAGGCCGCGGAGACAGCAGAGGCAGCATCTGCCCAGGGCAAGTTCTGGCCTATGCACGATTTTCTCTACGAACACCAAGCCACTCTCGGCGACCCTAGCATCGCCCTTGGCTTTGCAGGGAAGCTAGGCCTTGACACTCGAAAATTTGAACATGGGATAGCTCAGCACATGTATCAGAAAAGAATCAAGGACGATTTCATGGGGGGAGTAAGGAGCGGTGTTAACGGAACACCAACGTTCTACGTCAACGGTGTCAG contains:
- a CDS encoding DsbA family protein, which gives rise to MSGTTTVARKKVAGKTLLEPAGKETAGKYQAPKLEIPVSPERDHIEGPLKAALTLVEYGDYQCPYCGAAYPEVKKVQKELGSDLRFVFRNFPLTNIHEHAMKAAETAEAASAQGKFWPMHDFLYEHQATLGDPSIALGFAGKLGLDTRKFEHGIAQHMYQKRIKDDFMGGVRSGVNGTPTFYVNGVRHDGDAVAKALIEALNHNK